The Paenibacillus thermoaerophilus DNA window CACGCTTCCCGGAGCGGAAGTCACCGCGGGATGGTACACGGTCTGGATCGAATCCATGATCAGGACATGCGGCTCAATCTGGAGAATCGCTTCTTCGATCAGCTCCAGATTCGTCTCGCACAACACGTAGAGCCGCTCCGACAAAGCGCCGAGACGATCGGCGCGAAGCTTCGTCTGGCGGACGGATTCCTCGCCGGACACATAGAGCACCCGCAACTGCTGCCGGGTCAGCGAATGCGACATCTGCAGCAGCAGCGTCGACTTGCCGATGCCCGGATCGCCTCCCACAAGCACGAGAGAGCCCGGTACGAGACCTCCGCCCAACACGCGGTTCAGCTCGTCCATGCCGGAATGAATCCGGGGCTCCTGCACACTTTCTATGTGTATGATCGGAAGCGGCTTTTCTTTCGCCGAGGATAAAGCCGATTCGAACGAACGGCCTTTTCCCGGCCGCTCGCGGTCCACTTCCTCCACCATCGTATTCCATGCCTGGCAGCCCGGGCATCTCCCGAACCATTTCGGCGAATCGTATCCGCATTCCTGACAGACAAATTTCGTTTTCGTTTTGGCCATGATGTTCCGCCTTTAGGGTACCGGCCGCAGCCGGCAAATCGCTATCCCTAATTCTACCATGGGCGGGCGACCGTAGGAAAGGGCACATCGCATTACCTTTAATATCGTCCGGAAGGGGCTTCAAAATGAAGAATCGCGGGAGCAAATTATTTTTTGTTCGGACAAAAGGGCAGTCAATCATAGTAATCCGACAAGCATTTTTACGTATAAACGATTATTTGACGGGGGATCAAAATAACTTAATTCCATTTTGGTTAAAAGTATCGTACGATTAAAGCAACAAGCTGTAACAGGATGTGACCGCACCATGAAAAACCGCAATCGGCCGCCCCTCTTCGACATCCGTCTGTTGGCCGCCTTGTTTCTCAGCTTTCTGCGGATCGGCCCCGCCACCTTCGGGGGAGGTTATGCCGTCGTGCCCCTGATCGAACGCGAAGTCGTCGGGAAGCGCAAGTGGCTGGAAGGGCGCGATCTGGCGGACATGCTCGCGATTGCCGGCGCGGCGCCCGGCGCGATGGGCATCAATTCCGCGATGCTGATCGGTTACCGGGTGGCCGGTGCGGCCGGGGCCGTCTCCGCCCTGCTGGGCATTTTGCTGCCGACCTTTCTGATCGTGCTCGGGTTGTTTGTTTTTTTCCTGCATGTTCAGGATCACCCGAAAGTGCAAGCCGCATTCGTCTCCATTCGCGCCACGATCGTGGCTTTGATCGTATACGCCTGCTATAAAATCGGACGGACCGCCTTGGTCGATGCGGCAACCTGGCTGATCGCCGGAGCCACCGTCCTGGCGCTCCTGCTGGCGGGCTGGTCGCCGTTCGTCGTCATCCTGGGCGGGGGGGCCGCCGGCCTCGTCTACGCCTCCGTCCTTCGCAAGCTGGGACGTTTCAAGCCGGAATGGCCCCAATCGAAAGCGGAGGCCCAATCCGCCCCGAGCGAATATGTCTATCCCGATTACTTCATCGGCAGCGGCATCTGAGAACGGAGGGATGAACCCATGATTCACTGGCTGCTGTTCTGGACGTTTCTTCGGATCGGTTTCGTCTCCTTCGGCGGTGGGTATGCGCTGCTGCCTCTAATTCGGCAGGAGGCGGTCGAGCGTCACGGCTGGCTGACGGCCGGCGAATTCACCGATTTGGTCGGGGTCGCCGCCCTCTCGCCGGGACCGCTCGCGACCAACGGCGCAATCGCCGTCGGCTACGCCCAAGCGGGCTGGACAGGCGCGGCGGCCGCAGCCGCCGGAATGGTGCTGCCCTCGCTGCTGTTGATGCTGCTGGCGGGGGCCTTCTATTACCGTCTGCGGCAGCATGCTCTTGTTTCGTCCGCGCTATACGGCTTGCGGGCCGTCACGACCGGATTGATCGCTTACGCCGCAATCGCCTTCGCCGGACAAATCGGCCTGACTCCGGCCTTTTCCTGGCAGATGTTCGTTCAAATCGCGATATTCGCCGGTTCGTTATGCGCACTTCTGATCTTCCGTATCCATCCTATTTATGTCATACTTGTCTCAGGATTGTTCGGGGTCGCCGTATACGGATAACCGGCGGCGCCCTCCCGGGAGAGTGAACAGACGTGAAGATCGAAGAACGACTGTCCAATCGCAAGGCCAAAGACGTGATGGATTGGATGCTTCGGCACCGATCCTTGTCCAAACTCGACCTGAAGGATTTGACCGGGCTGCCTGGAAGCACGCTGACGCGGATATTGGAAGAGCTGACGGCCATCGGCTTGTTGCAGGAGCACGGATACGGAG harbors:
- a CDS encoding chromate transporter, which encodes MKNRNRPPLFDIRLLAALFLSFLRIGPATFGGGYAVVPLIEREVVGKRKWLEGRDLADMLAIAGAAPGAMGINSAMLIGYRVAGAAGAVSALLGILLPTFLIVLGLFVFFLHVQDHPKVQAAFVSIRATIVALIVYACYKIGRTALVDAATWLIAGATVLALLLAGWSPFVVILGGGAAGLVYASVLRKLGRFKPEWPQSKAEAQSAPSEYVYPDYFIGSGI
- a CDS encoding chromate transporter → MIHWLLFWTFLRIGFVSFGGGYALLPLIRQEAVERHGWLTAGEFTDLVGVAALSPGPLATNGAIAVGYAQAGWTGAAAAAAGMVLPSLLLMLLAGAFYYRLRQHALVSSALYGLRAVTTGLIAYAAIAFAGQIGLTPAFSWQMFVQIAIFAGSLCALLIFRIHPIYVILVSGLFGVAVYG